The Bacillus sp. FJAT-27916 genomic interval ATGAGCTTGCTCTTACACGGGCGTCATGCTGATTATTTCAAGGCCGTCATTGATGTATGCGGGCCGTCCAATCTATTCTCCTTCATCAGCTCTGTCCCTGAAGATTGGAAGCCTGTCATGGATGCATGGGTAGGACATCCGGAAAAAGACCGTGAGAAGCTGATAGAATACTCCCCAAGCACCTATGTTGACCAAATGACGAAGCCAATGCTCGTTGTGCAAGGAGCGAATGACCCGCGTGTCGTTCAGGCTGAATCCGACCAAATCGTCGAAGCACTGAAAGAAAAGGGCCGAGACATTACCTACATCGTCATGGAGGATGAGGGGCATGGATTTGCGAAGAAAGAAAACGAGATAGCCGTCTTCAGACGGATCCTGGCGTTTATGGAGGAGCATGCTGGGCGGAAGGTGAATGTGTAAATGAAAAAGCCGGGGGATAGGGTGAAGCAGACAATCTATTCTTTAAAGAAGAGATTTGATGACGGGAACATCATCCAAATGCAAACGGAAGAAGGGTATTTATACAACGCCACATGCACATTCAATCCGCCGGCAACCGATGCAGAAATAGCGCATTTTGAGCAGGAGACAGAGTTTATTCTGCCGAAGGATTATAAAGAATTCTTAAAAATCACGAATGGATGCTCTTTGTTTGACGATGTGGAATACGGAGGCGAGATAGATTTGTACAGCCTAGAAGAGATTCTTAAACGCAATCAAGGCTATGATGAATATGAGGGCTGTTATGATATCGCCTATATTTATCAAGATAATATCGTCATCCATTCAACATGTATTTCACAAAATGAGGGGAACTACCTCTTTTGGAAAGGACATATCGACCAATTTGATGAAGCGAGACCACTGGAATCTAACTTTGAATTGTGGGTTGATCGTTTTGTCGTTTGCCAAGGAGCGAAGTTTTGGTGGTGGCCGATTTATACTAGCGCAAATGAGGATAAGCTCAAGGGAAAGGGATTGTAATCATGGAAATGAATAGGTTCCAGGTGACGCCCGAAAAAATACAAGGGCGCACGGTCGAAGAAATCGTAGTGACAGATATGGCGGTCGTGATGAAATTTACAGATGGAACATTCTTGGATATTTATCTTGACCAGCAGGGGGCATTGAAGACCTCGATGAATAAGATAGAGGAATAGGATACTCAGGAAGCCGCAAACAAGGAAGATTAGATGTTTGCGGCTTTATTAGCGGTAAGGGGGCAAACCATTGACAGTGTTCTTGATTATTGGTGCCATCGGTTTCTTCATTTCGGGTATTTCGATAGGAGCGTGGACGGATGGACGGCAATATAGGGCAAATTTTCATGTTGAAACGAAAGAAGAACGAAATTTCCGCTTAAAGACAGCGATGATTTCCGGTTTGGTTGGGCTGGTTTCTTTTGGTGTGGCTGGATTGATTTATGTTTTGTAAGGTTTTAGTAGTCTTCCGAGTGGCTATCAGGCGGTATAATCGGATTCTTCGAAGTGTACGGGTTCGATTGAATTTATTAAAGGGGACTGAAAGTGAGTAAATTGTATAACTTTATATCAGCTGGTGATTTTGAAAATAAAATCATTTCTAAAGGCAATCATTTTCCATCGGTCGATTTTTCTGACGGTTATCTTAATAAACTCTTTGTCTTATTGCATCATCAAATTCAGAAAGAAGAAATAATGAGTCATTTAGGTATTAGTGAGCGAGAGTTTGAATTAAGAATAGATGAACTGGTGAGAGAAGGGCTTATTAAGGAAGAGGGGAGAGAATATGTATTATCCTTTCCTTGCATTACCCAAAAAGAAGGCGATGAATTTTATCGACTCAGCAAAGTGGCGGGCAGCAAGATAGAGAAATTAATAGTTGATCATCTTGATGAAATTCGGACAAAGACAGGCCTAATAGAATCATTGGCCGCCTATCAATTTGAGGAGCTATCTTTCTTTATTATTAGCGGAGTTATGCTAGACTTTATCCAAATTGATTATGTAGAGAAATACTTTTTGCAAAGTGAGCGTCCAAGCCGAAATGGCAGCAGGTATTATTTTTCGTTAATGCAAAAAACATCGGCTGTAAAAGAACCCTTCGGAATCTATGGGAATCATTGTAAAGGTTTCGGTGACTTTTCTTTATGTATGTATGGGAATGACCGGTATAGTACGAAGAATTTTATTACGATGAATGAGGAAGAAATAAAAAGTGAGCTGCATATCTCAAACGAAGGTCAATTAATCAAGAGGATAAGAACCGGAGTCGAGAATGATTCAATTATGACAAAGGGAATGGAAAAAATTCATCTGATGAATGATCATGTAATGGTCCCTCTTATAACAAATGAAGATTATAAATTATTGATCAATGTGGCTCGTATTCTAACAGAGGATTTAATTCACGTGTTGGAAAAGGAAAGAACGGCGCTTATTGAAGCGCACAATCTATCGACGTACGAGAACAAAACTACCTTTGAAGAATATTTCATTTGGTATTATCACTTTCTTTATACATATATAACAGATAGTCTGATAGATAAGGGTGTAATCACGAAACCAAAGAATAGGGCATTTAGCTATATATTGGTTTGAAACACCATTCATCCATCCAAAATTATTAAAAAGACTGCTAGGTTGTCTTTTTTTATCATGCTATAATATTCTCCGCTGAGAGTATTGTCAGCATAGGTTTGATTGTACATAGGTGAAGGATGATTTTGGTGGAACGTTTAAAAGGAATTTTGATGATTGTCATTGGCTCGGTGTTTTGGGGAGCGACGGGTCCAATGATGGAATGGCTGCTGCATAATACCGAAATGACGGTTATATTTATGCTTTCCATTCGATTAATGACTGCGGGAATAATTATTTTAACGGTAATGCATGTTCAAAGGAAATCGGTTTTGGCGATCTGGAAGGAACGAACGTGGCGTTTGCAGCTGCTTTTATTTGCTGTTCTTGGTATGGCTCTTTTCAGTTACTCCTTTGTTCGTACAATCGATGAAAGTAACGCTATTGTTGCGACTTTATTGCAATTTTTAGCGCCGATTTTTATTATCGTCTATCTATCGGCTGCTTATAAAGCATGGCCTCAAAAAAATCAGGTGATTGGGATTGCGGGAACGCTATTCGGATTGTTTTTACTATTAACGAATGGGTCGCTGTCATCGCTGCTAGTGAGTAAAACAGCTTTGATATGGGGAGTTGTGCTCGGGCTTGCCTATGCGTTTTACACCTTATATCCGAAGCGGCTTATGGCAAAATGGGGTGTACTGCAAATCGTTGCTTGGGGGATGGTTATAGGAGGTGCGGTTCTAGCCTTCATCGGTCGTATTTGGACATCGGATGAATGGCAGCTATTAAAGGAGCCGGTGATTCTCTTGATGATGCTTGCGTTAGTCTTTCTTAGTACAACTGCGTTTGTCCTGTTTTTAATGAGCTTACATTATATTTCGGCTGTGGAAACGAGTGTATTATCAAGCGTTGAACCGTTAACCTCCATGTTGATCTCTGTCTGTTGGTTCGGAACAATCATACGGGTGTGGCAATTAGCAGGCATAGCCCTTATGATTTTCTTTATTGTGTTCTTATCGATTACAGGGGCAAAAAAGGAAATAAGGAAACCCGCACACTAGGCGCGGGGGACATATGTATCCAAAAAGGAGTCTATCGCTTTTTCGTACTCCTCTGGATTGGTGTTGAAGGCTTGAGCATGGGCGCCCTTCTCGAGAAGGACTAATTGCTTAGGCCCTTTTTTGTGCTCGTAAAGCTCCTCACTCATAGTGGGCGGAATAAAGGTATCCTCTAAGGTGTGGATAAATAGGACAGGCTCGTCAATATTTTCGACTGCCTTTAACGGAGACACTTCCTTTAAGGAATAGCCGTCCCGCCGTTTCAGCCACCAATCGCCAAAGGGAAGAATCATCCATTTCGGCAGATGGTAATTCCGTTTAATTAAATGGGCGACCTGTTCGGAGAATTCGGAGAACGGGCAATCAGCTATGTAGAAATCAGCTCCCTTTGGTTTCATTCCTCCATATAGCAGGAGGGTGGCGGCACCCATTGATTCACCGTGAATCCCGATAAGGATATCGTCTCCTTTATCTGCCTTTAACTGTTGGATGACTGACTGAAGGTCATCCTTTTCATAAAAGCCATAGCTGCTCGTCTTTCCTTCTGACTGGCCGTGGCGGCGGTGGTCATAAATCACGGCATTGAAGCCTCTTTTCGTGAATAGGCGAAGGAAGCGAATCGAGTTATATTTATTCTCGGTGATGCCGTGAACGAAAATCATCCACTTTTTCGAACCTGGATTTGGTTCGGCGAAGAGGGTGTGCAGGCGATAGCCATGCTTCGATTGAATCCATTTTTCCTCCTGAGGGATGTTTTTGAATGTCTCTGGGTCATAGCGGCCAGCCTGTACTTCCCGGTCTAAAACGAAATCAATCTCTTTTTTCTTCATGTACATGATTTGGCTGGAGGCGAAGAGACCAACCCCGGTTATGTAAGCAGCGACTCCTCCCGCAAGAGCGAGCCACTTTTTCTTTTTCTTCATATGAGATCCCTCCGATTCTTTCTATATAGCAATAGTTTATCATTCCTTAAGAGAAAGAAAATAATCAAACTGAAGATGAGAATGAAAAGAAAGGAATCTAAGTGAACAGTTTATGATTGTTTGACCGCTTCCATCAGCCAGACGAATGGATTGAGCTGCTGGAAGGTAGCGCGGAAATGATGCTTTTCCAGCACAGATTGCAGAAAAGGAATCGTCGTATAATATTCTGTTCGCAAATCCTCGGCCAGTCTATCGTAATGAACCGCGTCTGCTTTATGAATGGTTTTAAGCAGGGCTTCCTTGGATGGGAACATCGTATCGGCGAAGATGATTTTCCCGCCTGGTGCCAATACCGATGAGTAAAGGGCGATGGCCTGCTCCTTCTCGTCGTCTGTTAAGTGATGAAAGGCATAAGTACTTACAATGGTGTCTATTGGCTGGTCTGTTTGAGGGATATGCAAGAAATCGCCGTCTATGACAGGAACAGAAGGTAATTTAGTGCTGGCAATCTTCCGCATCACAGCAGAAGGCTCCACACCCGTAATCAGCTCTGCTTTCTTTAATAGCTTTTCAGTCAAATTGCCGGTGCCCACACCATACTCAAGAACGTGGCCGCTTGACCTCGAGCTGACGGCATTCAAGATATCCTCATAATGCATGAACACTTCTGCATACTCAGGGTCAACGCCTGAAACTGTCTCGTCATAGGTAGGTGCCCACTCATCAAATAATCGATCAAATTCCCTGCCCATCCGCTGTTCATCTCCTTTAATTATTCATACCTTATCTATATGAATAAGGAGTTTTAACGTGCGGTCCAATCTGATAAAATAACAAGGCATAGAATGATATACTGTAAGAAAAAAGGAGTAAGAACAGCATTATGGCAAGAAAAAAACAATCGCAGCGAAAACCGGCTGCCAAACAAGAGGATACGAGCCTTCATCTTGGCGACCTGCTCAATGATGATGTATTAGGGAAACTGCGTCAGAAGAAGGGTGAATGGGAAGAGGCTGAAAAGAAACGCCAGGAAGAGGCGGAGCGACAGAAGCGTGAAGAGCGCAAGCGCAGAGAAAAGAACAAAAGCTTTGAAGAGCTGTTAAATGAAAGCGACCTGAACTGGAAGAAGTTCAAGGGATGAGCAATAGGAAGAGACGGGGAAAGGAATTCTTCGTCTCTTTACTGTTTTTAATGCGAGACTGGAATCGCTCATACGTTAAAATTTTCGCCCATATAGAGAAAGAACCGCCCATACCGCAGAAATTCCGCCCATAAGCTATTTCTTTCGCCAATAAATTTTGCCGTTCGCCCTTAAACCGAGAATTCGCAATAAATTCGCTCAAAGATGAGAGCTCCTCCACCCTTCAAGAGTCAAAACAAACAAGCTGAGCGTGGTTTTAGTCGAAGTTTTTGCTCAAAAACCTTTCTGCACGCCTCCTTTTCATGACAATGTCATTTTCCCCATCCGCACATATACTGTCAATGACTGATTGTGGATTGAAGGTGAAAAAGATGGTGCTCTCGGCCCGAATTGGGAATAAGACAGTAGAATGGTTTAGTGAGCTGGAACAGCATTTCTCGGTGTATAGGAAAGGGATTGTCGGCATCAATCAGACGTTTCAATCGCCTTATGGGGAAATGCCGATAATGTATGCGGATTGGACGGCGAGCGGCCGTCTATATCGGCCGATTGAAGCGAAGATCCTTGAAGAGTTTGCGCCTTTCATGGCGAATACACATACGGAGTCTAATGAGACGGGTTCGTTTATGACGAATGCGTATCATCATGCGAAAAAGATTATCAAGCAGCATGTCAACGCATCTGAAACAGATGCACTTATTTTCGACGGATTTGGAATGACCTCTGTGATCAATAAGCTGCAGCGGATGCTTGGGTTGCGCATTCCAGAGGCATGGATGCCGCAGGTACAGCTGGCTTGTGAGGACCGGCCGGTTGTGTTTATCACGCATAGGGAGCACCATTCTAATCACACATCATGGCTTGAAACGGTTTGTGATGTGGTTGTCCTTCCGCAGGGGGCGAACGGAGAGATTGACCCCGCTGCATTAGAAGAGCTGCTTCCGTTCTACAAAGAGCGGCCGCTGAGGATTGGCGCGTTCACCGCTTGCTCGAACGTGACCGGCTTGATGACACCGTATCACCAGCTTGCCCGTATCATGCATGAGCATGATGGCATCTGTCTGGTTGATTTCGCAGCATCCGCTCCATATGTAAAGATGGATATGAATCCCGGCGACCCGCTTGAGGCGCTGGATGCAATTGTGTTTTCTCCCCATAAGTTTCTCGGCGGACCAGGGACGAGCGGCGTGATGGTATTGAATCAATCCTTGTATCATAACCAAATACCAGACCATCCTGGCGGGGGTACAGTGAAATGGACGAATCCGTGGGGGGAACATAGCTATTACGATGAGATTGAGGTCAGGGAAGACGGCGGGACACCAGGAATCCTGCAGGGCATCAGAGCCGCATTATGCATTAGACTCAAGGAAGAGATGGGGGTTGAGAAGATGCTCGCTCGGGAGAAGGAATTGATAAAGGTCATTCTGCCTGGCTTAAAGGCAATTAAGGGAATCCATGTGCTTGAAGGGCAGGAGGAGGACCGGTTAGGTATTATTTCTTTCATGGTTCCGGGCGTCCATTATAATTTAATCGTGAAGCTGCTCAACGACCGCTTTGGTATCCAGGTTCGCGGAGGCTGCTCCTGTGCAGGGACATACGGACATTGCCTGCTTAATATTTCTAAGGAACAATCGAATGAGATTATGGAGGCTGTGGAGGCAGGAGATTTATCGGTAAAACCCGGCTGGATTCGCTTTTCCATGCACCCGGTCATGACGAATAAGGAAGCGCATGAATTCCTGCTGGCGATGAGGTCGATTATGAATCATTTGGATGAGTGGAAGCAGGAATATGTGTATGATCCGCAGACAAATGATTATTTCTATCAGGATTTGCATCGGGAGGATTTCGACTGGCTGTTTTATGTATAAATAAGAGGCTGGGACAATAAAAAGCCAAACTATTATAGGTGCTGTTTAAGCATGATTCATAATAGTTCGGCTTTTTTTAGTTGGTTTAATGTTTTGGACACAGCAAATTTAGTTATGTTCCAGCCTCTGCGTATTAGACGCGATGGGCTTCATATTTGCTCATCTTTGTAAGGGAGCGGAGCAGACCAATTTCTTTCTCGCTCAATGGTTTGCTTTTAATGGCGGCCGCATTTTCACAGAGCTGTTCTGGACTGCTGGCCCCAGGGATGACGGCTGCGACCGCTGGTGAAGAGAGCACGTACTGGAAGGCAATCTCGTTCATCGTGCGCTCTGCCAGTGTTTCTTTAATGGATGAAAGAAGCTCCTCAAGCTCTTGATAAGAATAATCAAGATAGCCTTCTTCACGCACTTTAGAAGAGGCCTTGGCGAGCATTTTCTCGGATAAAAGTCCCTTGGCAAGCGGACCTCTAGCAATCACGCTGACATGATGCTCCTCGAGCAGTGAGAACCATTCCTCCGGTCGCCTGTCAAGAAGGCTGTATTGCATCATGTTTGAGACGATGCCGGAACGTTGTACATATTCGTGAATGACATTCGGGCGAATGGAGGAAATGCCGTATGCCCGAATGAGTCCCTCCTGCTTTAATTCCTCGAATGCTTCAATCGTTTCATCGATTGGGTCATCTAATGTTCCCCCGTGAAGCTGGTACAGATCGATATAATCGGTTTGCAGCCGGCGGAGGCTGTCCTTGACCGCTTGTTTAATATAGGCTTTTGAAGGATCCCAGCTCCAGCTTGTTTTTTCCTCGTTCCAGCGGTTTCCGGCTTTTGTCGCGAGGATGATATCATTTCGGTGCGGCTTTAAGACCTTACCGACGATTTCCTCGTTGACACCAAAATCATACAGGTCAGCTGTGTCGAAATAATTAATGCCTGAATCAAGCGCCTCGCTGAGAATGGAGGCAGCTTTCTTTTCGTCTGTTCCAAGTGACATGCAGCCAAGTCCCATTTCAGAGACATATAGGCCGGATTGACCCAATTGCCGTTTATTCATGAAATCACTCCTTCAATCGTTGTCATTGCTTCTATTGTAACGAAAGGAGTGCAATCCGTCATTTTATACGTTGAGCATCGCGTATCATGTCAAGAACATAGACATATTTCTGGCTGTATTCCCGCAGCTTTGCCCGTACCTCCCAGGCTTTCCCGCTCATAATTATTTGATTTCCACTAATTTTCACTCTCATTGTCCCACCCCTTTGGACATGCTATATGGTAGAATATATGAACAAATGCACTTGTTAGACCAAAAAGGAGAGAGAATCAGTATGTACAAATATGAAGAAAAAACCGTCAGCACAAAGCCAATCTTCAAGGGACGCATCTTGGATGTCCGTGTCGATGAGGTCCTTTTGCCAAATGGCAAGACTTCTACGAGAGAATTAATTAAGCATCCAGGGGCTGTGGCGATTATCATGGTGACGGATGACAATAAAATTGTTCTAGTAGAGCAATACCGTAAGCCAATGGAAAAACCGCTTGTGGAAATCCCGGCCGGAAAATTAGATGAGGGTGAAGAGCCGCTCGCTTGTGCGATGCGCGAGATGGAAGAGGAGACCGGCTATGAGTGTGAATCCATGGATAAGCTGATTTCCCTGTACACATCCCCTGGATTTGCGGATGAAATTATACATATTTATGTGGCGAAGGGCTTGAAGAAGAAAGAGAATGCAAAGGGCCTTGATGAAGATGAATTCGTAGACTTGATGGAGGTTACGCTTGAGGAGGCGCTTGAGCTCATTAAGGAAGAGAGAATTCAAGACGCGAAGACGGCGTACGCTATTCAATACTTGCAATTGCAAGAGGCGCTATCGAAGTAATGAACATTTATTACGGGGATTTTCACATACATGTGGGGAGAACGATGAGCGGCCGTCCGGTTAAAATCACTGGTGCACGCTCGTTAACGATTGAAAGCATCTTGGATTATGCGGCTAACAAGAAGGGGCTTGATATGGTCGGGGTAATTGATTGCCATGTTCCGGAGGTCATTGAAGAGCTGAGACTGCTTATTCAAAAAGGGGAATTGGCTGAGCTTCCAGAAGGAGGCCTGCGCTATAAGGACGGAACGGTATTAATTCCGGGAAGCGAGATTGAAATCAATGATGAACATTGCAAGGGGCCGGTTCATGTGCTTGCCTTCTTCTCGAATCTGGCACAAATGGAGCTTTTCTCGAACTGGTTCTCTGAGAGAGTGAAGAACATTACGCTCAGCTCGCAGCGAATCTATGAGCGGGGAACCGTCCTGCAGGAGAAGGTGAAAGAGCTCGGCGGCCTGTTCATCCCGGCTCATATCTTCACGCCGCATAAAAGCATGTTCGGTAAAGGTGTCCATCAATCACTCACAGAGATCTTTCGTCCTGAACTTATTGATGCGGTTGAATTAGGCCTTAGCGCAGATACGGCTATGGCCTCCCATTTAAGTGAGCTTGATGCCTATCCTTTCTTGACGAATAGTGATGCCCATTCCTTGCCGAAGCTTGCACGGGAATATCAGCAGCTGCTCTTGGAAAAGCCAAGCTTTGACGAATGGGTAAAGGCGCTTCGCGGGGAAGATGGCCGCAGGATTGTTGCTAACTACGGATTGAACCCTTATCTCGGGAAATACCATGAAACGGTTTGCGAGAATTGCGGGGAAACGCTTGAAGCCTATCAGGCTAGATGCCC includes:
- a CDS encoding alpha/beta hydrolase gives rise to the protein MKKKKKWLALAGGVAAYITGVGLFASSQIMYMKKKEIDFVLDREVQAGRYDPETFKNIPQEEKWIQSKHGYRLHTLFAEPNPGSKKWMIFVHGITENKYNSIRFLRLFTKRGFNAVIYDHRRHGQSEGKTSSYGFYEKDDLQSVIQQLKADKGDDILIGIHGESMGAATLLLYGGMKPKGADFYIADCPFSEFSEQVAHLIKRNYHLPKWMILPFGDWWLKRRDGYSLKEVSPLKAVENIDEPVLFIHTLEDTFIPPTMSEELYEHKKGPKQLVLLEKGAHAQAFNTNPEEYEKAIDSFLDTYVPRA
- a CDS encoding NUDIX domain-containing protein — its product is MYKYEEKTVSTKPIFKGRILDVRVDEVLLPNGKTSTRELIKHPGAVAIIMVTDDNKIVLVEQYRKPMEKPLVEIPAGKLDEGEEPLACAMREMEEETGYECESMDKLISLYTSPGFADEIIHIYVAKGLKKKENAKGLDEDEFVDLMEVTLEEALELIKEERIQDAKTAYAIQYLQLQEALSK
- a CDS encoding aminotransferase class V-fold PLP-dependent enzyme, whose translation is MVLSARIGNKTVEWFSELEQHFSVYRKGIVGINQTFQSPYGEMPIMYADWTASGRLYRPIEAKILEEFAPFMANTHTESNETGSFMTNAYHHAKKIIKQHVNASETDALIFDGFGMTSVINKLQRMLGLRIPEAWMPQVQLACEDRPVVFITHREHHSNHTSWLETVCDVVVLPQGANGEIDPAALEELLPFYKERPLRIGAFTACSNVTGLMTPYHQLARIMHEHDGICLVDFAASAPYVKMDMNPGDPLEALDAIVFSPHKFLGGPGTSGVMVLNQSLYHNQIPDHPGGGTVKWTNPWGEHSYYDEIEVREDGGTPGILQGIRAALCIRLKEEMGVEKMLAREKELIKVILPGLKAIKGIHVLEGQEEDRLGIISFMVPGVHYNLIVKLLNDRFGIQVRGGCSCAGTYGHCLLNISKEQSNEIMEAVEAGDLSVKPGWIRFSMHPVMTNKEAHEFLLAMRSIMNHLDEWKQEYVYDPQTNDYFYQDLHREDFDWLFYV
- a CDS encoding DUF5316 family protein — encoded protein: MFLIIGAIGFFISGISIGAWTDGRQYRANFHVETKEERNFRLKTAMISGLVGLVSFGVAGLIYVL
- a CDS encoding YqkE family protein codes for the protein MARKKQSQRKPAAKQEDTSLHLGDLLNDDVLGKLRQKKGEWEEAEKKRQEEAERQKREERKRREKNKSFEELLNESDLNWKKFKG
- a CDS encoding class I SAM-dependent methyltransferase, giving the protein MGREFDRLFDEWAPTYDETVSGVDPEYAEVFMHYEDILNAVSSRSSGHVLEYGVGTGNLTEKLLKKAELITGVEPSAVMRKIASTKLPSVPVIDGDFLHIPQTDQPIDTIVSTYAFHHLTDDEKEQAIALYSSVLAPGGKIIFADTMFPSKEALLKTIHKADAVHYDRLAEDLRTEYYTTIPFLQSVLEKHHFRATFQQLNPFVWLMEAVKQS
- a CDS encoding aldo/keto reductase, yielding MNKRQLGQSGLYVSEMGLGCMSLGTDEKKAASILSEALDSGINYFDTADLYDFGVNEEIVGKVLKPHRNDIILATKAGNRWNEEKTSWSWDPSKAYIKQAVKDSLRRLQTDYIDLYQLHGGTLDDPIDETIEAFEELKQEGLIRAYGISSIRPNVIHEYVQRSGIVSNMMQYSLLDRRPEEWFSLLEEHHVSVIARGPLAKGLLSEKMLAKASSKVREEGYLDYSYQELEELLSSIKETLAERTMNEIAFQYVLSSPAVAAVIPGASSPEQLCENAAAIKSKPLSEKEIGLLRSLTKMSKYEAHRV
- a CDS encoding TIGR00375 family protein, translated to MNIYYGDFHIHVGRTMSGRPVKITGARSLTIESILDYAANKKGLDMVGVIDCHVPEVIEELRLLIQKGELAELPEGGLRYKDGTVLIPGSEIEINDEHCKGPVHVLAFFSNLAQMELFSNWFSERVKNITLSSQRIYERGTVLQEKVKELGGLFIPAHIFTPHKSMFGKGVHQSLTEIFRPELIDAVELGLSADTAMASHLSELDAYPFLTNSDAHSLPKLAREYQQLLLEKPSFDEWVKALRGEDGRRIVANYGLNPYLGKYHETVCENCGETLEAYQARCPYCGSTQVTKGVAERIRELSDRDGEEAAVNRPPYIHHIPLEFLPGLGPKTLDKLIARFGSEMAVIHEAAFEELSEVVPEKIARLIQQAREGRLALQKGGGGIYGKVIHE
- the mciZ gene encoding Z-ring formation inhibitor MciZ is translated as MRVKISGNQIIMSGKAWEVRAKLREYSQKYVYVLDMIRDAQRIK
- a CDS encoding DMT family transporter; the protein is MERLKGILMIVIGSVFWGATGPMMEWLLHNTEMTVIFMLSIRLMTAGIIILTVMHVQRKSVLAIWKERTWRLQLLLFAVLGMALFSYSFVRTIDESNAIVATLLQFLAPIFIIVYLSAAYKAWPQKNQVIGIAGTLFGLFLLLTNGSLSSLLVSKTALIWGVVLGLAYAFYTLYPKRLMAKWGVLQIVAWGMVIGGAVLAFIGRIWTSDEWQLLKEPVILLMMLALVFLSTTAFVLFLMSLHYISAVETSVLSSVEPLTSMLISVCWFGTIIRVWQLAGIALMIFFIVFLSITGAKKEIRKPAH
- a CDS encoding SMI1/KNR4 family protein, with translation MKKPGDRVKQTIYSLKKRFDDGNIIQMQTEEGYLYNATCTFNPPATDAEIAHFEQETEFILPKDYKEFLKITNGCSLFDDVEYGGEIDLYSLEEILKRNQGYDEYEGCYDIAYIYQDNIVIHSTCISQNEGNYLFWKGHIDQFDEARPLESNFELWVDRFVVCQGAKFWWWPIYTSANEDKLKGKGL